One window of Clostridiales bacterium genomic DNA carries:
- the rpsO gene encoding 30S ribosomal protein S15 gives MERVSKSDIIASNRRHETDTGSPEVQIAILTDRINSLNEHLKIHKKDSHSRRGLLKMVGKRRALLDYLERCDIERWRAIREKLGLRK, from the coding sequence ATGGAAAGAGTAAGTAAGAGCGACATAATCGCAAGTAACAGGAGACATGAGACAGATACTGGTTCACCAGAGGTGCAAATAGCAATTTTAACAGACAGAATAAATAGTTTAAATGAGCATCTAAAAATTCACAAAAAAGATTCGCACTCAAGGAGAGGTCTTTTAAAGATGGTTGGAAAGAGAAGAGCGCTTTTGGATTATCTTGAAAGATGTGATATTGAGAGATGGCGTGCGATTAGGGAAAAATTAGGCCTAAGAAAGTAA
- a CDS encoding polyribonucleotide nucleotidyltransferase → MKKVFSMDLAGRKLEVEVGEIAQMANGAAFVKYGKTVVLSTATASAEPREGIDFFPLSVDFEERLYAVGKIPGGFVKREGKPSEKAILTSRVIDRPIRPLFPKDLRNDVAVVNTVMAVEQDNSPEIAAMIGTSVALSISDIPFNGPIGGVVLALVDGKIVINPTQTQRERSRMYVTLAGTKDKITMIEAGAKEVEDEVMLEAIKVGHIEIKKIVKFIQEIVDLVGKEKFTYQPITVPKEIFEDVKNIAYEEMKVAVLSKDKMERDRNISALTKKVKEELRDKYEDFESAIDESLYKLQKKVVRDYLMREGRRVDGRGLNEIRPLSARVDVLPMVHGSALFQRGQTQVLTVATLGAMSETQVLDGLDLNKTDKRYMHHYNFPGYSVGEAKTSRGPGRREIGHGALAERALEAVIPSKEDFPYTIRLVSEVTMSNGSTSQASVCGSTLALMAAGVPIKAPVAGISAGLIVDEENEENFLTFMDIQGIEDFFGDMDFKVAGTKKGITAIQVDIKVDGLSYEVIRQAFDLTKKGRYQIIDDVILKAIKKPRDEVSVYAPKIFTSNVNPDKIKDIIGPGGKTINKIIEDTGVKIDIEEDGKIFISAVDLDNAKSAMKIIEGIAKDIEVGQIYMGTVKRITAFGAFVEILPGKEGLVHISKLDRERVQKVEDVVKENDEILVKVIDIDKQGRINLSRKDAMDLKETKIRQDAIR, encoded by the coding sequence ATGAAAAAAGTTTTTAGTATGGATTTGGCGGGAAGAAAGTTAGAAGTAGAAGTAGGAGAGATAGCACAAATGGCAAATGGGGCTGCATTTGTAAAATACGGTAAAACAGTTGTGTTATCGACTGCAACAGCTTCAGCCGAGCCTAGAGAGGGAATAGATTTTTTCCCATTAAGTGTGGATTTTGAAGAAAGGCTTTATGCCGTGGGTAAAATACCTGGGGGTTTTGTAAAAAGAGAGGGTAAGCCATCAGAGAAGGCTATATTAACGTCTAGGGTTATAGATAGGCCCATAAGACCACTTTTCCCAAAAGATTTAAGAAATGATGTTGCAGTAGTAAATACAGTTATGGCGGTGGAGCAAGATAATTCTCCAGAGATAGCCGCGATGATAGGAACATCTGTTGCGCTTTCTATATCTGATATACCGTTTAACGGACCTATAGGTGGAGTTGTACTAGCGTTGGTTGATGGGAAAATTGTGATAAATCCTACACAAACTCAAAGAGAAAGAAGTAGGATGTATGTTACATTAGCCGGAACAAAGGACAAAATCACTATGATAGAAGCTGGTGCAAAAGAGGTAGAAGATGAAGTTATGCTTGAAGCGATAAAAGTTGGGCATATTGAAATAAAGAAGATAGTTAAGTTTATACAAGAGATTGTAGATCTAGTAGGTAAAGAAAAATTTACTTATCAGCCAATTACTGTTCCTAAAGAAATTTTTGAAGACGTTAAAAATATAGCTTATGAAGAGATGAAAGTTGCGGTTTTATCTAAGGACAAGATGGAGCGCGATAGGAATATTTCAGCGTTAACTAAGAAAGTAAAGGAAGAGCTTAGGGATAAGTACGAAGATTTTGAAAGTGCTATAGATGAATCCTTGTATAAATTGCAAAAAAAGGTAGTAAGGGATTATCTTATGAGAGAAGGAAGAAGAGTTGACGGAAGAGGATTAAATGAGATACGTCCATTATCAGCGAGGGTTGATGTATTGCCGATGGTACATGGGTCAGCCTTGTTCCAGAGAGGGCAAACGCAAGTATTGACGGTAGCTACATTAGGTGCGATGAGTGAGACACAAGTGTTAGATGGATTAGATTTAAACAAAACAGATAAGAGGTACATGCACCATTATAATTTTCCGGGATATAGTGTAGGAGAAGCTAAGACGTCAAGAGGTCCTGGAAGAAGAGAAATAGGACACGGAGCGTTAGCTGAAAGGGCTCTAGAGGCGGTCATACCAAGTAAAGAAGATTTTCCGTACACAATACGCTTAGTGTCAGAGGTTACAATGTCAAATGGGTCAACATCTCAGGCAAGTGTCTGTGGAAGTACGTTGGCATTAATGGCTGCAGGAGTTCCTATAAAAGCTCCAGTTGCGGGAATTTCAGCTGGACTTATAGTAGATGAAGAAAATGAAGAGAATTTCTTAACCTTTATGGACATACAAGGGATAGAGGATTTCTTCGGAGATATGGACTTTAAAGTGGCAGGTACAAAGAAGGGTATAACGGCAATACAAGTTGACATAAAAGTGGACGGTTTGTCATACGAAGTTATAAGGCAGGCATTTGATTTAACGAAAAAAGGGCGTTATCAAATAATAGATGACGTTATATTAAAAGCGATAAAGAAACCCAGAGATGAGGTTTCAGTTTATGCACCAAAGATTTTCACATCTAATGTAAATCCAGATAAAATAAAAGATATAATTGGACCTGGGGGAAAGACTATTAACAAGATAATAGAAGACACAGGAGTAAAAATAGATATAGAGGAAGATGGAAAAATATTTATTTCTGCTGTTGACTTAGATAATGCCAAAAGTGCAATGAAAATTATTGAAGGTATTGCTAAAGATATTGAAGTTGGCCAGATTTATATGGGAACAGTAAAAAGGATAACTGCATTTGGGGCATTTGTAGAGATACTTCCAGGAAAAGAAGGACTTGTACACATATCAAAGCTAGATAGAGAAAGAGTCCAGAAAGTAGAAGATGTAGTTAAAGAAAATGATGAGATATTGGTAAAGGTCATAGACATAGATAAGCAGGGAAGGATAAACTTATCTAGAAAAGATGCTATGGATTTAAAAGAAACAAAAATACGACAGGATGCAATTAGGTAG